The Campylobacter sp. CNRCH_2014_0184h DNA window AAATTGCTTTAAAATTAAATGTTGATCCAAGACATGCAGATCAAATGGTAAGAGGTAGTGTTGTTTTACCTTGCGGTACAGGTAAAAAAGTTCGTGTTGCTGTTATTGCAAAAGATGCAAAAGCTGATGAAGCAAAAAATGCAGGTGCTGATATAGTTGGTAGCGATGATTTAGTAGAAGAAATTCAAAAAGGTAATATGAATTTTGATGTTTTAATTGCTACACCAAATTTAATGGGTCTAGTAGGTAAAGTAGGTCGTATTTTAGGACCTAAAGGTTTGATGCCAAATCCTAAAACAGGTACAGTAACAATGGATGTTGCTCAAGCTGTTAATAATGCTAAAAATGGACAAGTTAATTTCCGTGTTGATAAACAAGGAAACATCCATGCAGGTTTGGGTAAAGTTAGTTTTACTCAAGAACAATTAAAAGAAAATATGACAGCATTTGTAAAAGCTATTAATAAACATAAACCAGCTGCTGCAAAAGGAAGATATATTAAAAATGCTAGTCTTTCTTTGACTATGAGTCCTTCTCTTTCTCTTGATACTCAAGAATTACTTGATACAAAATAAAATTAATGAGAGTTTTTCTCTCATTAATAAAAATTAGATAAGATAATAACTTTTATCTTATCTAATTTTTATCTTAGATTGGAGATAGCCGAGGTCTTGGGACTTAATTAGATTTTCTGCTCTGCTTGAAATCACCGGTCGGAAAGGAGTAAAGATGACTAAAAGCCAAAAAATTGAACTTGTTTCTAAGCTTGAAGAGGGTTTTAAGGTTAGTGAAGCTGTTGTAGTTTGTAACTATAAAGGTTTAAACACTAAAAAACTTGAAGAGTTAAGAAATAATGCGAGAGAAATGGATGTTAAAGTTCAAATTATTAAAAATACTTTAGCAAGTATTGCTCTTAAAAATGCCGGCAAAGATGGAATGGAACTTAAAGATACAAATATTTATCTTTGGGGTGAAGACCAATTAAATGTTTCAAAAGTTGCTGATAAATTTAGCGAAGCTAATCAAACATTTGAAATCAAAACCGCATTTATTGATGGTGAAGTTGCTTCAGTAGATAAAGTTAAAGCTTTAGCTAAAATGCCTTCTCGCAATGAATTGCTTGCTATGCTTTTGCAAGTTTGGAATGCACCAATCACCAATTTTACAATTGGATTAAATGCATTAAAAGAAAAAAAAGAAGCTGAATAAAATTTAAAAAGGATAAAAAATGGCAATTACTAAAGAAGATGTATTAGAATTTATTTCTAACCTAAGCGTTCTTGAACTTTCAGAATTAGTAAAAGAATTTGAAGAAAAATTTGGTGTTTCTGCTGCTCCAGTTATGGTTGCAGGTGCTGCTGTTGCAGGTGCTGCTGGCGGTGCTGCTGAAGAAAAAACTGAATTTGACATCGTATTACAAGATGGTGGCGATAAAAAAATCAATGTAATTAAAGTTGTTCGTGCTTTAACTGGCCTTGGACTAAAAGAAGCAAAAGATGCTGTTGAACAAACTCCATCGGTTCTTAAAGAAGGTGTTAGCAAAGCTGAAGCTGAAGAAGCTAAAAAACAACTTGAAGAAGCTGGCGCTAAGGTTGAGCTTAAATAATTTTTTTGTTTTAAAAGAAAGGATTTTATATCCTTTCTTGTTTTCCTTTAATTAGGATTCTTTCTTTCAATACTTTTACCATGGGGTATAATAATATGTTAAATTCACAATCAGGAAATCGTTTAAGAATAGACTTCTCGAATGTTCCACAACAAATAGACATTCCAAATTTATTACAATTACAAAAGAAAAGTTTTGATTATTTTTTAAACATAGATGCTAAAAATTCAGAAAGTGGAATTGAAAAAGTATTTAAATCTATTTTTCCAATTCATGATCCACAAAATAGATTAAGTTTAGAATATGTAAGTAGTGAAGTAGGTAAACCTAAGTACACTATTAGAGAGTGTATGGAAAGAGGTTTGACTTATTCTGTAAATTTAAAAATGAAAATCCGTTTAACTTTACATGAAAAAGATGAAAAAACGGGTGAAAAAATTGGTATAAAAGATATTAAAGAACAAGAAATTTATATTAGAGAAATCCCTTTAATGACAGATAGAATTTCTTTTATAATTAACGGAGTTGAAAGGGTTGTAGTAAATCAACTTCACAGAAGTCCGGGTGTTATATTTAAAGAAGAAGAAAGTTCTACTGTTGCAAATAAATTAGTATATACAGCCCAAATCATACCAGATCGT harbors:
- the rplL gene encoding 50S ribosomal protein L7/L12, with the protein product MAITKEDVLEFISNLSVLELSELVKEFEEKFGVSAAPVMVAGAAVAGAAGGAAEEKTEFDIVLQDGGDKKINVIKVVRALTGLGLKEAKDAVEQTPSVLKEGVSKAEAEEAKKQLEEAGAKVELK
- the rplJ gene encoding 50S ribosomal protein L10, giving the protein MTKSQKIELVSKLEEGFKVSEAVVVCNYKGLNTKKLEELRNNAREMDVKVQIIKNTLASIALKNAGKDGMELKDTNIYLWGEDQLNVSKVADKFSEANQTFEIKTAFIDGEVASVDKVKALAKMPSRNELLAMLLQVWNAPITNFTIGLNALKEKKEAE
- the rplA gene encoding 50S ribosomal protein L1, translated to MSKNTKRFTELLKKIDSNKNYLMDEAISTVKTLASAKFDETVEIALKLNVDPRHADQMVRGSVVLPCGTGKKVRVAVIAKDAKADEAKNAGADIVGSDDLVEEIQKGNMNFDVLIATPNLMGLVGKVGRILGPKGLMPNPKTGTVTMDVAQAVNNAKNGQVNFRVDKQGNIHAGLGKVSFTQEQLKENMTAFVKAINKHKPAAAKGRYIKNASLSLTMSPSLSLDTQELLDTK